A window from Brucella sp. BE17 encodes these proteins:
- a CDS encoding sugar ABC transporter ATP-binding protein: MLELKGIKKSFGRIEVLHGVDLKVRVGEVHALLGENGAGKSTLMKILSGILHPSEGEIWIDDKERHFADYDDAIRAGIGIVFQEFSLIPHLNAVENMFLAREMRNRLRLLDRSAMRTRAREIMAKLGVDVRLDVPINRLSVAEQQFVEIAKTLALDARILILDEPTATLTPSEVEHLFKVMRELRRQGVAIIFISHHLEEIFEICDRITVLRDGNYINSCDVSEVDNDRLVEMMVGRRLEAGFPPKAVVDVSTAPIIDVEALQLRKNGPVSRFDLRKGEILGFAGLVGSGRTESVLAILGAHPSVQCKMKLDGVETRFSGPDQALETGIGLLPESRKEQGLITSFSILQNISLNNYGKYRRLHWFVDLKKELEATKAAMQQVRVKAQGPHARIDTLSGGNQQKVVIARWLNHDMRVLIFDEPTRGIDVGAKAEIYALMRAFTNAGYSIIMISSELPEIIGMSDRVCVFRSGGIVATIEGEKITSEEIMTQATTGKPHYVQ, encoded by the coding sequence GTGCTTGAGCTGAAAGGCATCAAAAAAAGCTTTGGCCGGATCGAGGTTCTTCACGGGGTTGATCTGAAAGTGCGCGTGGGTGAAGTCCACGCCCTTCTTGGTGAGAACGGCGCGGGCAAATCCACGCTGATGAAGATACTCTCCGGTATCCTCCACCCTTCTGAAGGCGAGATCTGGATTGACGACAAAGAGCGCCATTTCGCCGATTACGACGATGCCATCCGTGCTGGTATCGGCATTGTGTTTCAGGAGTTCAGCCTCATTCCGCATCTCAATGCGGTTGAAAACATGTTTCTGGCGCGTGAAATGCGCAATCGTCTCAGGCTTCTCGACCGGTCTGCGATGCGCACCCGTGCGCGTGAAATCATGGCAAAGCTCGGCGTGGATGTTCGGCTGGATGTGCCGATCAACCGGCTTTCGGTTGCCGAGCAACAATTTGTTGAAATCGCCAAGACGCTGGCGCTCGATGCGCGTATTCTTATTCTGGATGAGCCGACGGCAACGCTGACGCCATCCGAAGTCGAACATCTTTTCAAGGTGATGCGTGAATTGCGCCGTCAGGGCGTGGCAATCATTTTCATCTCCCATCACCTTGAGGAGATTTTTGAGATCTGCGACCGGATCACGGTTTTACGCGATGGCAATTACATCAATTCCTGCGATGTTTCCGAGGTCGATAATGACCGTCTGGTCGAGATGATGGTCGGACGACGTCTGGAAGCGGGCTTTCCGCCAAAAGCCGTCGTCGATGTATCGACGGCCCCCATTATTGACGTCGAAGCGCTGCAATTGCGCAAAAATGGCCCTGTCTCGCGCTTTGATTTGCGCAAGGGTGAGATTTTGGGTTTTGCCGGTCTGGTTGGCTCGGGCCGCACAGAAAGCGTTCTGGCGATCCTTGGCGCGCATCCGTCTGTCCAATGCAAGATGAAGCTTGATGGCGTGGAGACACGGTTTTCCGGCCCCGATCAGGCGCTTGAAACAGGCATCGGGCTTTTGCCGGAAAGCCGGAAAGAACAGGGGCTGATCACCAGCTTTTCGATCCTGCAAAACATTTCTCTTAACAATTACGGCAAATATCGCCGCCTGCACTGGTTTGTCGATCTCAAAAAAGAGCTGGAAGCCACAAAGGCCGCCATGCAGCAGGTGCGCGTAAAGGCACAGGGGCCGCATGCGCGCATCGACACGCTTTCGGGCGGCAATCAACAGAAAGTCGTTATTGCACGCTGGCTCAATCATGACATGCGCGTGCTCATTTTCGACGAACCCACACGCGGCATTGATGTTGGTGCGAAGGCAGAAATCTATGCCCTCATGCGCGCTTTCACCAATGCCGGATATTCGATCATCATGATTTCTTCCGAACTGCCCGAAATCATCGGCATGTCAGACAGGGTTTGCGTGTTCCGTTCCGGCGGCATCGTCGCAACGATTGAGGGTGAGAAAATCACGTCCGAGGAAATCATGACCCAGGCCACAACGGGGAAACCGCACTATGTCCAATGA
- a CDS encoding ABC transporter substrate-binding protein, producing MKKAILTVSTVLALLASPAVAQEKLKIGMTFQELNNPYFVSMQEALRGAAESIGADVVVSDAGHNVAKQISDVEDMLQQNIDILLLNPTDSAGVEAAVVAAKEKGVIVVAVDANANGPVDTFVGSKNRDAGYQSCKYLGESLDGKGEVAILDGIPVVPILQRVEGCKAALEEFEGIKLVDTQNGRQDRSVALGVVENMIQSHPNLTGIFSVNDGGAMGALAAIQGSGRDIKLTSVDGAPEAIQAIKDGTPFIETTAQFPRDQVRVGLAMALAQKWGARVVPKEVPIDVKVIDAKNAEGFSW from the coding sequence ATGAAAAAAGCTATTCTAACTGTGAGCACTGTTCTTGCTCTTCTGGCATCCCCTGCTGTTGCGCAGGAAAAGCTTAAAATCGGGATGACGTTTCAGGAACTCAACAATCCCTATTTCGTTTCGATGCAGGAAGCGCTCCGCGGTGCAGCCGAGAGCATTGGCGCTGACGTTGTTGTCAGCGATGCTGGCCATAATGTCGCCAAGCAGATTTCCGACGTGGAAGATATGCTCCAGCAGAACATCGACATCCTGCTGCTCAATCCGACCGACAGCGCTGGCGTTGAAGCAGCCGTTGTTGCTGCCAAGGAAAAAGGCGTGATTGTCGTTGCAGTCGATGCCAACGCAAATGGTCCCGTTGATACTTTCGTCGGCTCCAAAAATCGCGATGCTGGCTATCAGTCCTGCAAGTATCTTGGCGAAAGCCTTGATGGAAAAGGTGAAGTTGCCATTTTGGATGGAATTCCGGTTGTTCCTATCCTACAGCGCGTTGAAGGCTGCAAGGCTGCGCTTGAAGAGTTCGAGGGCATTAAACTGGTCGATACCCAGAATGGTCGTCAGGATCGTTCAGTCGCACTTGGTGTCGTTGAAAACATGATCCAGTCGCATCCTAATCTTACAGGCATTTTCTCGGTCAATGACGGTGGTGCTATGGGCGCTCTGGCCGCAATTCAGGGCTCGGGCCGCGATATCAAACTGACCTCTGTCGATGGTGCGCCGGAAGCGATCCAGGCCATCAAGGACGGCACGCCTTTCATCGAGACCACGGCGCAGTTCCCGCGTGATCAGGTGCGCGTTGGTCTTGCGATGGCGCTGGCACAGAAATGGGGTGCACGCGTCGTGCCCAAGGAAGTGCCCATCGACGTCAAGGTGATCGATGCCAAGAATGCTGAAGGTTTCAGCTGGTAA
- a CDS encoding AraC family transcriptional regulator, whose protein sequence is MQPDLELVHIRKGESFAAWMHGYPFRTVRWHYHPEYEIHLVVATSGTYYMGDHVGRFAPGQLIMTGPNLPQNWISEIERGEIVPTRSLVIQFPEAFIENALITMPEMVDLRPLLERSRRGLLFDDETSVRIRPLMERLIVAQGLTRIALFWEILDLLVNAPEAEVLASLSYELDVARFNPGGINRALAYLREHLTEQIEESELAEMLGQSQSAFSRAFKRHTGTTLVRYRNQLRVDLACQMLLTMPEVRITDICYEIGFSNLSNFNRHFLKLKGMSPSQFRTTFAANKIPVMPEQSGSDQTEPENAAIRNLGGRVSAQNMQASPVNL, encoded by the coding sequence ATGCAGCCGGATCTGGAGCTTGTGCATATTCGCAAGGGAGAGTCCTTTGCGGCATGGATGCATGGTTATCCATTTCGCACTGTGCGCTGGCATTACCATCCCGAATATGAAATCCATCTGGTTGTGGCAACCTCCGGCACCTACTACATGGGCGATCATGTCGGGCGTTTTGCGCCGGGGCAACTGATCATGACCGGCCCCAATCTGCCGCAAAACTGGATCAGCGAGATCGAGCGCGGTGAAATCGTGCCCACGCGCTCGCTGGTGATCCAGTTCCCGGAAGCCTTTATTGAAAATGCGCTCATAACTATGCCGGAAATGGTCGATCTGCGCCCGTTGCTGGAGCGCAGCCGTCGTGGGCTGTTGTTTGATGATGAGACGAGCGTCAGAATTCGCCCTCTTATGGAGCGGCTGATCGTGGCGCAGGGGTTAACGCGGATTGCGCTTTTCTGGGAAATACTCGATCTGCTGGTTAATGCGCCTGAAGCCGAAGTGCTGGCAAGCCTCAGCTATGAACTTGATGTAGCGCGTTTTAACCCCGGCGGGATCAATCGCGCCCTTGCCTATCTGCGCGAACATCTGACAGAGCAGATTGAAGAGAGCGAACTCGCCGAGATGCTGGGGCAAAGCCAGAGCGCGTTTTCACGTGCCTTCAAGCGCCATACAGGAACAACGCTGGTGCGCTATCGCAACCAGTTGCGTGTCGACCTGGCCTGCCAGATGCTGCTGACGATGCCGGAAGTGCGGATCACCGATATCTGCTATGAGATCGGCTTCTCCAACCTGTCCAATTTCAACCGGCATTTTCTCAAGCTCAAGGGCATGTCCCCCTCGCAGTTTCGTACCACTTTTGCCGCAAACAAAATTCCGGTGATGCCAGAGCAGTCTGGATCAGATCAAACCGAGCCGGAGAATGCAGCCATTCGTAATTTGGGCGGGCGGGTTTCTGCCCAAAACATGCAGGCGTCGCCTGTCAATCTATAG
- a CDS encoding sugar-binding domain-containing protein, whose amino-acid sequence MSSHGDKGEANGDRRLDLAARAAWLYFEKSRTQDQIAADLGVSRQVVQRLIALAQSERLIRFQLVHPMSECIELAERLKDRFSLQYCDVAMNEFGNNEDIPAVGLHAALYLETVLQQKAPLTIAIGNGKAMREVSRRLKPINRPQHKCVSLMGNLTRDGRASHYDVVTWLSERIGAQCFPLPMPVVTHSVEEREVLQAQPGYRNLQSLVEEASLLIMGIGYWGPEASLYKDGFITAAETGQAMECGAIGELLGTAIDANGNVVDADYHPRLTSFALASAVGRPTVIVASGTNRASAISAALSARLANGLITDENTARLILGEA is encoded by the coding sequence ATGAGCAGTCATGGCGACAAAGGTGAAGCCAACGGCGACAGGCGGCTTGACCTTGCTGCCCGTGCGGCGTGGCTCTATTTTGAAAAGAGCAGGACGCAGGATCAGATTGCTGCGGATCTTGGAGTTTCGCGACAGGTTGTACAGCGCCTGATCGCTCTTGCGCAGAGCGAACGCCTCATTCGTTTTCAGCTCGTTCATCCGATGAGCGAGTGCATTGAGCTGGCCGAGCGGCTCAAGGATCGTTTTTCGCTGCAATATTGCGATGTCGCGATGAACGAATTCGGCAATAATGAAGATATACCGGCGGTCGGTCTACATGCCGCATTATATCTCGAAACCGTTTTGCAGCAGAAGGCGCCGCTGACAATTGCGATAGGCAATGGCAAGGCGATGCGTGAAGTGTCGCGTCGCTTGAAGCCTATCAACCGCCCCCAGCACAAATGCGTTTCATTGATGGGTAATCTTACCCGTGACGGACGAGCGAGCCATTACGATGTGGTCACCTGGCTTTCCGAGCGCATCGGGGCGCAATGCTTTCCCTTGCCGATGCCCGTTGTGACGCATTCGGTGGAGGAACGCGAAGTCTTGCAGGCACAGCCCGGATATAGAAACCTCCAGTCGCTGGTCGAGGAGGCGAGCCTGCTTATAATGGGGATCGGCTATTGGGGACCGGAAGCTTCGCTTTATAAGGATGGATTCATCACCGCTGCCGAAACGGGGCAGGCGATGGAGTGTGGTGCCATCGGGGAGCTCCTTGGAACCGCCATCGATGCAAACGGGAATGTCGTCGATGCAGACTATCATCCGCGCTTGACCTCTTTTGCTCTGGCTTCTGCCGTCGGACGGCCAACGGTGATTGTCGCCTCCGGAACAAATCGCGCGAGTGCAATTTCTGCGGCGTTGTCCGCAAGGCTTGCCAATGGTCTTATCACCGATGAAAATACAGCGCGTCTGATCCTGGGCGAGGCATAA
- a CDS encoding amidohydrolase family protein, whose amino-acid sequence MIIDAHNHLGTRAGEVQTGADLIARIDAVGVDKAVMFPFVEGNFTNEPIKEAFDQFPDRLIPFCAVNAWEADAADEIRRCVVDWGFKGLKLHPTINGYHLADPHLVDPLFKVADELGIPVIVHGASDLFNSPPEFALMAARFPNVPLLMAHMGFFWSVDQAIAFAREFPNLYLETSRAPIFEIQTAVRSLGPDKVIWGTDSPFVDYEWEFRKMERATDDAAGYAKIVGGNIARLLKL is encoded by the coding sequence ATGATTATCGATGCACACAACCATCTTGGCACCCGCGCGGGTGAAGTCCAGACCGGCGCTGACCTGATCGCAAGGATCGACGCCGTAGGCGTGGATAAGGCGGTGATGTTTCCTTTTGTCGAAGGCAATTTCACCAATGAGCCGATTAAAGAAGCTTTTGACCAGTTTCCCGATCGCCTTATTCCATTTTGCGCGGTCAATGCATGGGAGGCGGATGCTGCCGATGAGATACGCCGATGCGTAGTGGATTGGGGCTTCAAGGGATTGAAGCTGCATCCGACCATCAATGGATATCACCTTGCCGATCCCCATCTGGTCGATCCGTTGTTTAAGGTCGCCGATGAGCTGGGCATTCCCGTGATCGTTCATGGAGCGAGCGACCTTTTTAACAGCCCGCCCGAATTCGCGCTCATGGCAGCGCGGTTTCCCAACGTTCCGCTTCTGATGGCACATATGGGCTTTTTCTGGTCTGTGGATCAGGCGATCGCTTTCGCGCGTGAATTCCCGAACCTCTATCTTGAAACATCGCGCGCACCGATATTCGAGATACAGACGGCTGTGCGGTCGCTCGGTCCCGATAAGGTGATATGGGGCACGGATTCACCGTTCGTCGATTACGAATGGGAATTCAGGAAAATGGAAAGAGCGACCGATGACGCTGCTGGCTACGCGAAAATCGTGGGCGGCAACATTGCCCGCCTGTTGAAGCTTTAG
- a CDS encoding ABC transporter permease: MASSSSFMRSAVDFLRNYGAIIGMVLVLVLFYLLKPAFLSPANVANVLRQSTVLIILALGLTVVMSMRGVDLSVAQVADAAGLIAAMLIIHQYPVWTAYLLPLCFGLCIGLINAALMAYIGVPAIIGTLGMMFVIRSGELMMTNGAEPQMLFTLPRSVTKPFLFLGQGTIGPVSALIVLTVVVFVMTFVLMRYTPFARRAKAVGLNVRAAFLAGIDIRLIFGAGFIVAGLLAAIAGVALVSRTGIAMPRGAEPYLLDAFAAAYLGTLASRRGEMNIFGTLLGALFIAFLGNGLTLLGLGAPYRLALNGAFILLAMAVGGLKRQH; the protein is encoded by the coding sequence ATGGCTTCTTCCTCTTCCTTCATGCGCAGCGCAGTCGATTTCCTGCGGAATTACGGCGCGATTATCGGCATGGTTCTCGTGCTCGTGCTGTTCTATCTGCTCAAGCCTGCATTTCTCAGTCCCGCCAATGTCGCCAATGTCTTGCGACAGAGCACAGTTCTCATCATCCTCGCGCTGGGGTTGACAGTGGTTATGTCGATGCGGGGCGTGGACCTCTCGGTAGCGCAGGTCGCCGATGCCGCCGGACTGATCGCTGCTATGCTGATTATCCACCAGTATCCTGTCTGGACCGCATATCTGTTGCCGTTGTGTTTCGGACTATGTATCGGCCTGATCAATGCTGCGCTCATGGCCTATATAGGTGTGCCGGCAATTATCGGAACATTGGGTATGATGTTTGTCATCCGTTCCGGTGAATTGATGATGACAAATGGTGCTGAGCCGCAAATGCTCTTCACGCTGCCACGCAGTGTGACAAAGCCCTTTCTGTTCCTCGGTCAAGGGACGATCGGCCCGGTTTCGGCGCTGATCGTTTTGACTGTGGTCGTCTTCGTCATGACATTTGTGTTGATGCGATACACGCCTTTTGCACGTCGGGCAAAGGCGGTGGGGCTGAATGTTCGTGCGGCGTTTCTTGCCGGTATCGATATCAGGCTCATCTTCGGTGCTGGCTTCATCGTTGCGGGCTTGCTTGCGGCTATTGCGGGTGTCGCGCTTGTGTCACGAACCGGTATTGCAATGCCGCGTGGCGCGGAACCCTACCTGCTGGATGCCTTTGCTGCTGCCTATCTGGGCACGCTTGCGTCCAGACGTGGTGAAATGAATATATTCGGCACGCTACTGGGGGCGCTGTTCATTGCATTTCTCGGCAACGGATTAACCCTACTCGGTCTTGGGGCGCCTTATCGTCTCGCGCTGAACGGCGCATTCATATTGCTTGCCATGGCCGTTGGCGGATTGAAACGCCAGCATTGA
- a CDS encoding ATP-binding cassette domain-containing protein produces the protein MVSHQTGKAVAGMDVPALECLSISKVFPGVRALSDVSLSIRKGEIHALLGQNGAGKSTLVKVLTGVYQPDGGEIYVDGKPVRMRRPTDAEANGIAIVHQDQQLVAQFDVTQNIFLGHEKLASGLLDKAAMAVAARTALERVGASFTPDTLVRDLSVAQREQVSIAAALLRNPKILVLDEPTASLSEKEAELLFTAVRSLRDQGVTIIYISHYLDEVLDLVDRITILRDGCFVATRDAQGTNRSDIVHMMVGREISQLYPKETLPLGEVLLEVKGLRQGHAVRGVDFSVRRGEIFGIAGLMGAGRSELAMALIGALPRSAGEVILRGQVSAPADPGAARREGFAIIPEDRRHEGLLTDMTMRENLTLPNVSLWSRAGLIDLKREKADTAAIVQNLNIQPPILDQLTRNLSGGNQQKVVIGRWLPGDTEVFLFDEPTTGVDVGSRVEIYRQMIELARRGAAVIFISSDFEEIAGMCDRVAVMHKGKINAVLEGADNNPETMLYWASGSNETEHGTSAVPSTDEGKTDARKPARNTLTRWSTIGGMVLALMIITLLAPNFLSIGNVFDVLKQGSVLAFIALGLTVVLIAGGLDMSAGAASQLATNIAAGFMIGGTGLIGAIGISLAAGVAIGVVNAVLVLFFGMPAFVATLGIMFVTMGATLLYNGGQALTLSNEPAFFFIGQGYVGPVPFVFILLLMVTVILHLLLRHTRLGLRMYAVGQNLEAAELRGVARKPYAFASFVIGGLILGLAGVVLASYSYGASALATGIDFLISALAAAFLGSALSRAGDLSVAGTVITALFLASLSNGLVLIGISNQLLPGIQGLVLILSIALGVFRRREIGQVLIF, from the coding sequence ATGGTTTCCCACCAAACGGGCAAGGCTGTGGCGGGCATGGATGTGCCCGCGCTGGAATGCCTTTCTATCAGCAAGGTTTTCCCAGGTGTGAGGGCGTTGAGCGATGTCTCGCTGTCGATCCGTAAAGGTGAGATACACGCGCTTCTTGGCCAGAATGGCGCGGGAAAATCAACGCTCGTCAAGGTTTTGACTGGCGTTTATCAGCCCGATGGTGGCGAGATATACGTCGATGGTAAACCGGTTCGTATGCGCAGGCCTACAGATGCCGAGGCGAACGGGATCGCTATCGTTCATCAAGATCAGCAACTTGTGGCGCAGTTCGATGTTACCCAGAATATCTTTCTGGGGCATGAAAAACTGGCCAGCGGATTGCTCGACAAGGCGGCTATGGCCGTTGCTGCCCGGACGGCTCTTGAGCGTGTAGGCGCTTCCTTTACACCTGATACGTTGGTGCGCGACCTCAGCGTCGCGCAACGCGAACAGGTATCCATTGCTGCCGCCCTGCTTCGCAATCCGAAGATTCTGGTTTTGGATGAACCGACGGCGTCGCTGAGCGAAAAGGAGGCAGAGCTTCTATTCACGGCAGTTCGATCCCTGCGGGATCAAGGCGTGACTATTATTTACATTTCGCACTATCTCGACGAGGTGCTGGATCTCGTTGATCGTATCACTATCCTGCGAGACGGGTGTTTTGTGGCCACACGGGATGCGCAGGGTACGAACCGTTCGGATATCGTGCATATGATGGTCGGGCGGGAAATTTCCCAGCTTTATCCGAAAGAGACGCTTCCATTGGGGGAAGTGTTGCTGGAGGTAAAAGGGTTACGGCAGGGACATGCCGTCCGTGGTGTGGATTTCTCGGTGAGACGCGGTGAGATTTTTGGCATTGCGGGCCTTATGGGCGCGGGCCGTTCGGAACTGGCTATGGCTCTCATCGGTGCCTTGCCGCGCAGCGCCGGTGAGGTGATCCTGCGGGGTCAGGTATCGGCTCCCGCCGACCCGGGCGCTGCGAGACGTGAAGGTTTCGCGATCATACCTGAAGATCGTCGTCATGAAGGTCTTCTCACCGACATGACGATGCGTGAAAATCTGACCTTGCCGAATGTAAGTCTGTGGTCGCGTGCCGGTCTTATCGATCTCAAGCGGGAAAAAGCGGATACGGCTGCCATTGTGCAGAATCTTAATATCCAGCCGCCCATTCTCGATCAGCTGACGCGCAATCTCTCTGGCGGTAACCAGCAGAAGGTCGTTATCGGTCGGTGGCTTCCCGGCGATACCGAGGTGTTTCTGTTCGACGAGCCGACCACCGGCGTCGATGTCGGGTCGAGGGTGGAAATCTATCGTCAGATGATCGAGTTGGCGCGGCGTGGTGCTGCAGTCATCTTCATATCTTCCGATTTTGAGGAAATTGCCGGCATGTGCGACCGCGTCGCGGTCATGCACAAGGGCAAGATAAATGCTGTGCTCGAAGGAGCGGACAACAATCCCGAGACCATGCTTTATTGGGCTTCGGGCAGCAACGAGACAGAGCACGGCACTTCGGCGGTCCCAAGCACCGATGAGGGCAAAACGGACGCGCGAAAGCCTGCGAGAAATACGCTCACCCGCTGGAGCACTATTGGGGGAATGGTGCTGGCGCTGATGATCATTACGCTGCTTGCCCCCAATTTCCTGTCGATTGGCAACGTCTTTGACGTGCTGAAACAGGGCAGCGTTCTTGCCTTCATCGCTCTTGGGCTGACAGTGGTGCTTATTGCTGGCGGGCTTGATATGTCCGCAGGCGCGGCAAGCCAGCTGGCAACGAATATCGCCGCCGGTTTTATGATTGGTGGTACAGGCCTTATTGGCGCGATCGGAATCAGTCTGGCAGCCGGCGTCGCGATCGGCGTGGTGAATGCCGTGCTTGTGCTTTTTTTCGGCATGCCAGCCTTTGTCGCCACGCTTGGAATCATGTTCGTGACCATGGGCGCGACATTACTCTATAATGGCGGCCAGGCACTTACGCTGTCTAACGAACCCGCATTTTTCTTTATAGGGCAGGGATATGTAGGGCCTGTCCCATTCGTATTCATTCTGCTGCTTATGGTGACGGTGATTTTGCACCTGCTGTTGCGTCATACAAGGCTCGGCCTGCGGATGTATGCAGTCGGGCAAAATCTCGAAGCCGCCGAATTGCGCGGCGTGGCGCGAAAGCCTTATGCTTTTGCCTCTTTCGTGATTGGCGGGCTGATCCTTGGTCTTGCTGGCGTCGTTCTTGCTTCTTACAGCTACGGCGCTTCGGCCTTGGCGACGGGAATCGATTTTCTGATCAGCGCTCTGGCGGCAGCCTTTCTGGGAAGTGCCTTGTCGCGGGCCGGTGACCTCAGTGTCGCGGGAACTGTGATCACTGCGCTTTTCCTCGCATCTCTGTCGAATGGTTTGGTCCTGATCGGCATTTCAAACCAGTTGCTTCCGGGCATTCAAGGGCTCGTTCTTATTCTCTCGATTGCGCTGGGCGTATTCCGGCGAAGAGAGATCGGGCAGGTATTGATTTTTTGA
- a CDS encoding substrate-binding domain-containing protein, with translation MFRSMVCALIVSVVCAPVAVHAQALSGKKIGIAAREITNDYNRDIIAGAKTVLEKDGAQIVVTDGGADPRKHNENIESLINSGVSGIIVQLGDAQQLSPVVQKANAAGIPVVTTSIGSKVEGSVADVGGDDPLMSAIMSRALLSSINYKGDVYVFWVPGAPLLETRKRILQAIVADYPQVKLHEVPTEHSAARVQAQMEDILTANAEPGSIAAVWGAYDLLVSGAVESIRRNGRDEIKVASIDGDRVGFQMLLDADSPFIATVVQDVPRIGSLAAEVLTQKMSGKEDFPDTLFTDAWLATRANGVAAAEKRWGDNVWDELSIERSDVESRWTQDGELQVVHPVLP, from the coding sequence ATGTTTCGAAGCATGGTTTGTGCATTGATTGTGTCCGTCGTGTGTGCACCTGTTGCTGTGCATGCTCAGGCGTTGAGCGGTAAGAAAATCGGTATCGCCGCACGCGAAATTACCAACGATTATAATCGCGACATTATCGCCGGAGCCAAGACGGTGCTGGAGAAAGATGGTGCGCAAATTGTCGTTACCGATGGCGGCGCCGATCCGCGCAAGCACAATGAGAATATCGAAAGCCTCATCAACTCAGGCGTTTCGGGAATCATTGTGCAACTCGGCGATGCACAGCAGTTGTCGCCTGTCGTACAAAAAGCGAATGCGGCGGGTATTCCTGTTGTGACGACCTCAATCGGCTCGAAAGTGGAAGGCTCTGTTGCCGACGTTGGGGGTGATGATCCTCTCATGTCCGCAATCATGAGCCGTGCACTGCTTTCGAGCATTAATTATAAGGGCGACGTTTATGTGTTTTGGGTGCCGGGCGCACCGTTGCTCGAAACGCGCAAACGTATCCTTCAGGCGATCGTTGCCGACTATCCTCAGGTCAAGCTGCATGAAGTGCCGACGGAGCATAGTGCTGCGCGGGTTCAGGCGCAGATGGAAGACATTCTGACCGCAAATGCCGAGCCGGGCAGTATCGCTGCGGTTTGGGGGGCGTATGATTTGCTCGTATCAGGCGCGGTCGAATCCATCCGACGCAATGGCCGCGACGAAATCAAGGTTGCATCTATCGACGGAGACCGCGTTGGGTTCCAGATGCTGCTGGATGCCGATAGCCCGTTTATCGCAACTGTCGTGCAGGACGTTCCGCGTATTGGTTCTCTTGCTGCCGAAGTTCTGACGCAGAAGATGAGCGGCAAGGAAGATTTTCCCGATACGCTTTTCACTGACGCCTGGCTGGCGACGCGCGCTAATGGTGTGGCCGCTGCTGAAAAACGCTGGGGTGACAATGTCTGGGACGAGCTTTCCATAGAGCGTTCAGATGTAGAAAGCCGCTGGACGCAGGATGGTGAGCTTCAGGTCGTCCATCCCGTGCTGCCCTGA